A DNA window from Enoplosus armatus isolate fEnoArm2 chromosome 9, fEnoArm2.hap1, whole genome shotgun sequence contains the following coding sequences:
- the LOC139290174 gene encoding endoribonuclease ZC3H12A, giving the protein MYQELLSQSSAPDLLEPDSEELLLRVDFFRKLGYSSAEARTALRKLGLSTDTNAVLGELVQSRTGTAPCMSSSDGDEKSTVQKDPLLPPSWALGPCRITPQLGDRKNPDTELRPVVVDGSNVAMSHGNKEVFSCRGIQLAVNFFLDRGHNTITVFVPTWRKEQPRPDAPITDQHILMELEKRKIVVFTPSRRVGGKRVVCYDDRFIVKLAYESNGVIVSNDTYRDLQGERPEWKKCIEERLLMYSFVNDKFMPPDDPLGRHGPSLDNFLRKKPLPMEQKRQLCPYDKKCTYGIKCKFYHPERANQSYLSLADELREKAQISTVKEERNARLSPRQLQSDPGPAHNAFSHPHDSNTEYIRDQQSASHPGQVSENTLLYWEDPRKSPNHMPCSVTGSQCQKEWPGLHSVPNLYYANISHEYLDSGLGSYESQYSDFSHCLSSSHRLRPQQQSALAGPRHASVHSEKNNTSQSCRCCYHVGPSTAHQQDHGNMDSKGQPKCDTYPPHMFPPGVPQQHSLPSHLHYSGAPHHQQKYWSDPFLGLPQARTSCSLPSSVHSSHSHNSCCSYKGHQYHSWGQQQSPPTAFDPQRMELRKKLQAIFNPHQVDTVMEMFPHLMDAEKLAAEILNLKVQRGIF; this is encoded by the exons ATGTATCAGGAACTTCTCAGCCAGAGCTCAGCCCCGGACCTGCTCGAACCAGACAGTGAGGAGCTCCTGCTCAGAGTGGACTTCTTCAGGAAACTGGGTTACTCTTCGGCAGAGGCGAGGACTGCTCTGAGGAAGCTGGGCCTAAGCACAGACACTAACGCGGTGCTGGGAGAGTTGGTCCAGAGCAGGACCGGCACTGCACCCTGCATGTCCAGTTCTGACGGTGATGAGAAGAGCACAGTACAAAAGGACCCTCTGCTGCCTCCTAGTTGGGCACTTGGACCCTGCAGAATCACACCACAACTCGGGGACCGGAAGAATCCAGACACAGAATTGAGGCCTGTTGTTGTCGACGGAAGCAATGTTGCCATGAG TCATGGCAACAAAGAAGTGTTTTCATGCCGAGGCATCCAGCTGGCAGTGAACTTTTTCCTGGACAGAGGTCATAATACCATTACTGTGTTTGTTCCTACCTGGCGCAAAGAGCAACCCAGACCTGATGCCCCCATAACAG ATCAACACATCCTGATGGAGCTGGAAAAACGGAAAATAGTGGTCTTCACTCCATCACGGCGTGTTGGGGGTAAGCGAGTGGTTTGCTATGACGACCGCTTTATTGTCAAGTTGGCGTATGAGTCAAATGGAGTGATCGTATCCAATGACACCTACCGTGACCTCCAAGGAGAAAGACCTGAGTGGAAGAAATGCATAGAGGAGAGGCTCCTCATGTACTCCTTTGTGAATGACAA GTTCATGCCCCCAGATGACCCTCTGGGTCGCCATGGCCCCAGTCTTGACAACTTCCTTAGGAAAAAGCCTCTGCCTATGGAGCAAAAGAGACAGCTCTGTCCGTATG acAAAAAGTGCACGTACGGCATCAAATGTAAGTTCTACCATCCAGAGCGGGCAAACCAGTCCTACCTGTCCTTGGCTGATGAATTGCGAGAAAAAGCCCAGATTTCCACtgtaaaagaagagagaaatgccAGATTATCACCCAGACAGCTTCAATCTGATCCTGGGCCTGCTCATAATGCTTTTTCCCATCCTCATGACTCTAACACAGAGTACATAAGAGACCAGCAAAGTGCGTCACATCCCGGTCAGGTTAGTGAAAATACACTGCTGTACTGGGAGGATCCGAGAAAAAGTCCGAATCATATGCCCTGTTCTGTAACAGGAAGCCAGTGTCAGAAAGAGTGGCCTGGGCTGCACTCGGTGCCTAATCTTTACTATGCCAACATCTCTCATGAGTACCTGGATTCTGGCCTTGGCTCTTATGAGAGCCAGTACTCTGACTTTTCCCATTGCCTCAGCAGCTCCCACAGGCTCAGGCCCCAGCAGCAAAGTGCTCTCGCCGGACCCAGACATGCCTCTGTGCAttcagagaaaaataacacCAGCCAGTCCTGCAGGTGCTGTTACCATGTAGGGCCCTCAACAGCTCATCAGCAAGATCATGGAAACATGGACTCCAAGGGTCAACCCAAATGCGACACCTACCCTCCTCACATGTTCCCACCTGGAGTGCCACAACAACACAGCCTCCCCAGCCATCTCCATTACAGTGGAGCCCCACATCATCAGCAAAAGTACTGGTCTGATCCCTTTCTGGGACTGCCCCAAGCCAGGACATCATGTAGTCTCCCCTCATCGGTCCATTCCTCCCACTCCCACAACTCTTGCTGCTCTTACAAAGGCCATCAGTACCATTCCTGGGGCCAACAACAGTCACCCCCCACTGCATTTGACCCACAAAGGATGGAACTCCGCAAGAAACTGCAAGCCATCTTCAACCCGCATCAGGTGGATACAGTCATGGAAATGTTTCCACATCTGATGGATGCGGAGAAACTGGCTGCAGAGATCCTCAACCTGAAGGTTCAGAGAGGGATATTCTGA